One Salarias fasciatus chromosome 22, fSalaFa1.1, whole genome shotgun sequence DNA segment encodes these proteins:
- the lypla2 gene encoding acyl-protein thioesterase 2 yields MCGNNMSVPLLAEAVTLSGTEKETAAVIFLHGLGDSGHGWADTLTGIQPPYIKFICPHAPQMPVTLNMRMTMPAWFDLMGLSADSPEDESGIKKAADSIKAIIEHEAKNGIPPHRIILGGFSQGGALALYTALTCQHNLAGVVALSCWLPLHRTFPSASNASKNLPILQCHGEMDAMIPCHFGAMTAEKLKIIVDTHMISFKTYPGLSHSSCPQEMASVKDFIEKYLPRI; encoded by the exons ATGTGTGGCAACAACATGTCTGTGCCGCTGCTCGCCGAGGCCGTGACATTGTCCGGGACAGAGAAGGAGACCGCAGCG GTGATCTTTCTTCATGGGTTGGGAGACTCAGG gcATGGGTGGGCAGACACTTTGACAGGGATCCAGCCGCCTTACATCAAGTTTATTTGCCCCCACGC GCCCCAGATGCCTGTCACTCTCAACATGAGAATGACGATGCCCGCGTG GTTTGACCTTATGGGTCTTAGTGCTGATTCTCCAGAGGACGAATCTGGAATCAAGAAGGCAGCAGATAGCA TCAAGGCCATTATCGAACATGAGGCCAAAAATGGGATTCCCCCGCACCGTATCATCCTTGGTGGCTTCTCTCAG ggTGGGGCCTTGGCCTTGTACACTGCCTTGACCTGTCAGCACAACTTGGCTGGTGTTGTGGCTCTCAGTTGCTGGCTTCCACTCCATAGGACCTTCCCATCG GCGTCAAATGCCAGCAAGAACCTCCCGATCCTGCAGTGCCATGGTGAGATGGATGCCATGATCCCCTGTCATTTTGGTGCCATGACAGCGGAAAAGCTCAAAATCATAGTCGACACACACATGATCTCTTTCAAAACCTACCCAGGGCTCTCTCATAGCTCCTGTCCTCAG GAGATGGCAAGTGTAAAGGACTTTATTGAGAAGTATTTGCCCCGGATCTGA